TCCCAGTACGGTATCTGCCTGCATGGCCATTACACTCTTGTAGTTGTCAAACGCATAGTCCAGTAAAGCAATCGAATCACCAAAACGACCAGGGTCTGTCGATTTCATAACAACAGAAATCAACTCCGTATCTCCCCTAATAGCACCTGCTACGAGGCAGCCACCAGCATGGCTGGTATAGCCGGTTTTAATTCCAGTCGAACCTTCATACTTTGCTGCACGCAGGACTCCGTTTGCGCTTACCTTAGTTTTTTCATCGTAGATCAAACGGTTTGTATTATAAAGATATCTTGTATCCTGTTTGTTGGTTGCAGGTATAATGTAACGATAAGTGGTGACCAATTCTCTAAATTTCTCATTCTTCATGGCCTCCCTTGCAATCATGGCCAGATCATAAGCGGTTGAAACGTGAGCCGGGTCATGAAGACCGTTTGGATTTACGAAGTTCGTATTCTTTGCGCCCAATTCCTTGGCCTTTTGATTCATCATTTCTGCAAATGCCGGAATGGTACCCGCCATTTCTTTGCCAAGGGCAACGGCAGCATCATTTGCTGATTCCAGCAGCAATGCATAGAGTAGTTGTTCTACCGTTACCTGTTCCCCTTCAAGAAGATAGATACGGCTTCCCTCCGTATACGGTGTTTCCGCATCGATGGTTACCACTTTATTCAAATCTAGATTTTCAAGCGCCAGAAGCGCGGTGATAACTTTGGTTGTGCTGGCAGGATACCTCTGTTCGTTCATATTCTTATCATATAGCACCTGGCCTGTTTTTACGTCGATTACGATCCCCGTCTCAGCTGTGATAGCAGGCGGCTCTGAAGCTGCATAGACAGTGCTGGGCACAGCATGGATGATAACGAACGCAGTTAAAATGATTGTAATTAATTTCTTCATATTATCCCCGTGTTATAACGCATCGCAGTAATTTTTCATATTCGGACGGTTAATCTCATAAAAAGAAGAAGTCTGCCAGTTCATAACCGTTTTCAAAAAATCTTCCTCTTTCTCCTGCCGCTTCATTAAAAGCTTTGTCTGAATCCGGCTTTTCTTCCCTGTCGCTTTGATAAATCACATAGGGAACCGGCGTTGAAGAGTGAGTTCGAATAGCCAGCGGTGTCCGGTGA
This genomic window from Clostridiales bacterium contains:
- a CDS encoding D-alanyl-D-alanine carboxypeptidase is translated as MKKLITIILTAFVIIHAVPSTVYAASEPPAITAETGIVIDVKTGQVLYDKNMNEQRYPASTTKVITALLALENLDLNKVVTIDAETPYTEGSRIYLLEGEQVTVEQLLYALLLESANDAAVALGKEMAGTIPAFAEMMNQKAKELGAKNTNFVNPNGLHDPAHVSTAYDLAMIAREAMKNEKFRELVTTYRYIIPATNKQDTRYLYNTNRLIYDEKTKVSANGVLRAAKYEGSTGIKTGYTSHAGGCLVAGAIRGDTELISVVMKSTDPGRFGDSIALLDYAFDNYKSVMAMQADTVLGEIPVNRGSVKKVEVVASKTAYATLPVEASESLINTKIKLDETVRAPVTLGQKVGEVEIYEGDSLVDTVDAIAASDIPEGGLLSVVGVTDETAQKIEKIFSSIILLVILLFASYVFLKRKQIKRRKMRRQERAMRYQSQDSRRRYDEYWRN